One Pseudomonas brassicacearum genomic region harbors:
- the creD gene encoding cell envelope integrity protein CreD: MNRSLAIKLGMIALLILLLMIPLMMINGLIDERQELRDGVLQDIARSSSHSQQLIGPMIVVPFRKNVKVWNTNEKTGVRFLETVEQSGELYFLPEEFELDGQVRTETRARGIYEARLFHADSRIDGRFKVPEHYGVATKDFADYRFDEPYLSVGISDIRGIENALTLTLNQQTVDFLPGSRLGWLGQGVHVPLPMVTAQGSPELTFGFDLRLQGTGELQILPVGKSTKVHLSADWPHPSFIGNFLPIKRDINEQGFSADWQTSFFSTNLLETLQACEPSDGCEAFRSRAFGVSFVDPVDQYLKSDRAIKYALLFIALTFAGFFLFEVLKSLAVHPVQYALVGVALAFFYLLLLSLSEHIGFALAYLVSASACVLLIGFYVCHVLRSVSHGLGFSAGLAGLYGLLYGLLSAEDYALLMGSLLLFGLLGVFMVLTRKLDWYGVGSKPAAAMAFDLGEVK; encoded by the coding sequence ATGAACCGCAGCCTCGCCATAAAACTGGGCATGATCGCCCTATTGATTCTCTTGCTGATGATCCCGCTGATGATGATCAACGGCCTCATCGACGAGCGCCAGGAGCTGCGCGACGGGGTGTTGCAGGACATCGCCCGCAGCTCCAGCCACAGCCAGCAACTCATCGGGCCGATGATCGTGGTGCCGTTTCGCAAGAACGTGAAGGTCTGGAATACCAATGAGAAGACCGGTGTGCGGTTCTTGGAAACCGTCGAGCAAAGTGGCGAGTTGTATTTCTTGCCAGAGGAATTCGAGCTCGATGGCCAGGTCCGCACCGAAACCCGTGCCCGGGGGATTTACGAAGCGCGGTTGTTCCATGCCGACAGCCGGATCGATGGCCGCTTCAAGGTGCCTGAGCATTACGGTGTCGCCACCAAGGACTTTGCCGATTACCGCTTCGACGAACCGTACCTGAGCGTGGGCATCAGTGACATCCGCGGCATTGAGAACGCGCTGACCCTGACGCTCAACCAGCAGACCGTCGACTTCCTGCCTGGCTCGCGGCTCGGCTGGCTGGGGCAGGGTGTGCATGTGCCGCTGCCGATGGTCACTGCCCAGGGCAGCCCTGAGCTGACCTTCGGTTTCGACCTGCGCCTGCAAGGCACGGGCGAGCTGCAGATTCTGCCGGTGGGCAAGTCCACCAAAGTGCATCTGTCAGCCGACTGGCCGCACCCCAGCTTCATCGGCAATTTCCTGCCCATCAAACGCGACATCAATGAACAGGGCTTCAGTGCGGACTGGCAGACGTCGTTTTTCTCCACCAACCTCCTGGAAACACTGCAAGCCTGCGAGCCCAGCGATGGCTGTGAAGCGTTCCGCAGCCGTGCCTTCGGTGTGAGTTTCGTCGACCCGGTGGACCAGTACCTCAAGAGCGACCGGGCGATCAAATATGCGCTGCTGTTCATCGCCCTGACCTTCGCCGGTTTCTTCCTTTTCGAAGTGCTCAAGAGCCTGGCGGTGCACCCGGTCCAGTACGCGCTGGTGGGTGTGGCGCTGGCGTTCTTTTACCTGTTGCTGCTGTCATTGTCGGAGCACATTGGCTTCGCCCTGGCGTACCTGGTATCGGCCAGTGCCTGTGTGTTGCTGATCGGCTTTTATGTCTGCCATGTGCTGCGCAGCGTGAGCCATGGCCTGGGGTTTTCGGCGGGGCTGGCGGGGTTGTACGGCTTGCTCTACGGCTTGTTGAGCGCAGAGGACTACGCCTTGTTGATGGGCTCGCTGTTGCTGTTCGGCCTGTTGGGCGTGTTCATGGTGCTGACCCGCAAGCTGGACTGGTATGGGGTGGGGTCGAAGCCGGCCGCTGCAATGGCCTTCGATCTGGGAGAGGTGAAATGA